In Candidatus Binatia bacterium, the DNA window CCCTTGACCAGATCTCGGGCAGGCGTGAACTCATCCGCGCCATCGAAAGTCACGTCCAGAGTGCCCGCTTCCGCCAGAGTGACCAGCGGGATCGACAGATCCGCGGCCAGAGCCTCGGTGGCATCCGAGGTCGGCACAGCCCGAATCGTCAGGCCACCGGCGACGCGCTCGCCAAGCGCTCGAACAAACTGCTCGGCGGCTCGTCCGGTGCCCAGGCCAATCGTTTGGCCATCTGCCACCCACTCCAGCGCCTTCGCGGCGATTTGGCCCAAAGCCGGCCCAGGATCTCCCACTGCCCCACCTCCATGAACCCGGCCACCAGCACAAAGGCCTCGCCGGGCGTGTTACCGGTTCTTCAGTTGCCGACGATTGCATCCCTTTTCGACTCGACCGAGGCGAGCAGCACACCGAAAGCCTCCGAGAACTGCCGAACACCGTCGACCAGCAGTTCATCGGTAATCCGATCCATGGAAATCCCCAACTTCTCGAGCGCGGTCATAATTTCCCGCGCCTCATCGAGCTTGGCTTCCCAATCCGTTTGCAGAGCCGGCGTCGGATGTCCTTCCTCTCGGTAGGCATCGAATGTCGCCGCCGGAATCGTATTGACCGTGTCCTCGCCGATCAGTTCCTCGACGTATTTCAATTTCGGGTAGTCGGGATTTTTAGTGCTCGTGCTCGCCCACAGGACTCGTTGCGAGGTCGCGCCTGCTGCCGCAAGGGCACTCCAGCGTTTACCGGCAACCGTTTCCTGATAGCTCGCGTAAGCAATCATCCCGTTCGCAACCGCGATTCGCCCTTGCAGACTCTCGATCGCACGACGCTTCACCGCGTCTTCCTGCTGCGCCAAGGCTTCGCCGATCCGCGAATCCGCCAACGAATCGATCCGGCTGATGAAGAAACTCGCCACCGACGCAATCTTGCTCAAGTCGCGACCGGCAGCAGCAGCGTCTTCCAGACCCGCGATATAAGCCTCCGCGCAATCCTCGTAGGCACTCACGGAGAAAAGCAGCGTCACATTCACGCTGATGCCTTCGCCGATCAAGGTGCGAATCGCCGGCATGCCTTCCGGCGTGCCCGGCACCTTGATCAGGATATTTTCCCGACCGATTTGCTTATGGACCCGGCGGGCATATTCGACGGTGCCGTCGGTGTCAGCGGCCAGGTAGGGCGAGACTTCGAAACTGACGTAGCCATCGCGCCCTTTGGTATCGACAAATACCGGGTGCAGAATGTCAGCGGCGAGCTGAATATCTTCGATCGCCAGAGCCTCGTACAAGTCCATCGGCTCCTTGACACCATTGCCGACAAGCGTCCGCAGATCGCCATCATAATCGTCGCTGCCGCCCACTGCTTTTTCGAAGATGGCCGGGTTCGAGGTCACCCCCAGAAGCCCATCGTTGTCCACGAGGCCCTTGAGTTCTCCCGAGGTCAGAATCCCGCGGCGGATATTGTCGTACCATATGCTTTGACCGTACTTCTGCACGTCGATCAGAGGATTGCTCATTTGCTGCTCCTGATGGTTTGTTAAGGACTTCTGGATTCCGAGGCGTTCGCATGGTCTGCTCCATGCAGACCCGCCGTACAGCCTGAGACATCGCTCTCAGGTCTGCCGAGACAATTCAACTACAGTACCAAGAAGGTGGTCGTTTCCACATGCAAGGCACATCCAAAGGTAAAA includes these proteins:
- the tal gene encoding transaldolase, which gives rise to MSNPLIDVQKYGQSIWYDNIRRGILTSGELKGLVDNDGLLGVTSNPAIFEKAVGGSDDYDGDLRTLVGNGVKEPMDLYEALAIEDIQLAADILHPVFVDTKGRDGYVSFEVSPYLAADTDGTVEYARRVHKQIGRENILIKVPGTPEGMPAIRTLIGEGISVNVTLLFSVSAYEDCAEAYIAGLEDAAAAGRDLSKIASVASFFISRIDSLADSRIGEALAQQEDAVKRRAIESLQGRIAVANGMIAYASYQETVAGKRWSALAAAGATSQRVLWASTSTKNPDYPKLKYVEELIGEDTVNTIPAATFDAYREEGHPTPALQTDWEAKLDEAREIMTALEKLGISMDRITDELLVDGVRQFSEAFGVLLASVESKRDAIVGN